From the genome of Thermogutta terrifontis, one region includes:
- a CDS encoding sugar phosphate isomerase/epimerase family protein, whose protein sequence is MSSGQRHNFPKLHNAAWPGVVGKGDGGEPPIDLDTMLDLTAAAEVDGIKFDGFDLFLYLPHIDIDSTVKSDDAIKELAEKAARRNLKIGTVVAPIWPPTGGGSAMGDESERKKFLEQVRKGCRVAMVLREIGVRPYGVVRIDSACSVTEWLKDPEGNQRRIAETFRQACDIAADHGEKLAAEGEICWGGMHSWRRMIQLLEMVDRPDVLGFQADMAHTLLYLLGYNAPEDALLPQDFDWKDQERFYAAYKQLTDALRPWTIDLHIAQNDATVHGSGSHDKTGRHCLATDPNGKLDIPKAAGYWLRDENGQLTKRMRHICWDGCMFPNAVMMNPQTWNDILRVMIQVRYLHGWYEEE, encoded by the coding sequence ATGTCTTCTGGACAGCGTCACAACTTTCCCAAGCTTCACAACGCAGCCTGGCCGGGAGTCGTGGGAAAAGGTGATGGGGGTGAACCGCCCATTGATCTTGATACAATGCTCGATCTGACTGCGGCGGCAGAAGTGGACGGAATCAAATTTGACGGGTTTGACCTTTTCCTTTACCTCCCCCATATCGATATTGATTCCACGGTCAAAAGCGATGACGCTATCAAGGAGCTCGCAGAGAAAGCCGCCCGACGCAATCTGAAAATTGGCACGGTAGTGGCCCCGATATGGCCTCCGACGGGTGGTGGTTCAGCGATGGGAGACGAGAGCGAGCGGAAAAAATTTCTCGAACAGGTTCGTAAGGGCTGCCGAGTGGCGATGGTCTTGCGTGAAATCGGCGTGCGCCCCTACGGAGTTGTGCGTATCGATTCCGCGTGCAGTGTAACCGAGTGGCTGAAGGATCCGGAAGGGAATCAGCGTCGGATAGCCGAAACATTCCGCCAGGCCTGCGACATTGCGGCGGACCACGGTGAGAAGCTGGCAGCAGAAGGGGAAATCTGCTGGGGCGGCATGCACAGTTGGCGGCGTATGATTCAGCTTTTGGAAATGGTGGATCGCCCGGATGTGCTTGGCTTCCAGGCCGATATGGCGCATACGCTGCTTTATCTTCTGGGGTACAACGCCCCTGAGGATGCGTTGCTTCCTCAGGACTTTGACTGGAAGGACCAGGAGCGGTTTTACGCCGCATATAAACAACTGACGGACGCGTTGCGTCCATGGACGATAGATCTCCATATTGCGCAGAATGATGCCACCGTGCATGGGTCTGGCTCTCACGATAAGACGGGGCGGCACTGTCTGGCGACTGATCCCAACGGAAAGCTGGATATCCCAAAGGCGGCCGGATACTGGCTGCGCGATGAAAACGGACAGCTCACCAAGAGGATGCGGCATATCTGCTGGGATGGCTGTATGTTTCCCAATGCCGTCATGATGAATCCCCAAACCTGGAACGATATTTTGCGGGTGATGATCCAGGTGCGATATCTGCATGGGTGGTACGAGGAAGAGTGA
- a CDS encoding Gfo/Idh/MocA family protein produces the protein MSAARHAKVTKSRREFLIQTGAVLSAVSLVKGGLIYGHHVSEDNTIRLALVGCGGRGTGAVADAFSTTGGPVKLVAMADLFGDRLEGSLKNLQTQFPDKVDVPPERRFVGFDAYRHAIDCLRPGDVVILATHAAFRPVHFEYAVQKGVNVFMEKSFAVDAPATRRLMKAAEESEKKNLKVGVGFMWRHSKARQEVIKRIHDGAIGEIHTLRIYRVHGPVFTPRLPAGANEIEFQIRHAVCFNWVSGGFFVDWHCHNVDVACWVKGAWPVEAQAMGGRCYPDAGNLFDHYTVEYTFADGTKLFAFSRHMPNCWSTYSDYAHGTKGSAVIMTDLSDPKPKLYKSQKMVASEEIWRYPEPDVNPYHAEWQVLLDAIRQDRPHNEARRAAEANMATLMGRMAAHTGQYVTWEQAWNSNFQYVPDIDKLTFDSEPPIRADNEGRYAPPLPGTSQEI, from the coding sequence ATGTCCGCCGCTCGCCATGCGAAGGTAACAAAGTCGCGCCGAGAGTTTCTCATTCAAACCGGTGCAGTGTTGTCGGCGGTTTCGCTGGTGAAGGGAGGGCTTATCTACGGGCACCACGTGAGTGAAGACAACACCATTCGACTGGCCCTGGTAGGTTGTGGTGGTCGTGGGACCGGGGCCGTGGCGGATGCTTTCTCAACCACGGGGGGCCCAGTAAAACTGGTGGCGATGGCGGACCTGTTTGGAGATCGCCTGGAAGGCAGTCTGAAAAACCTTCAGACTCAGTTTCCGGATAAGGTGGATGTTCCGCCGGAGCGTCGGTTTGTTGGATTCGATGCCTATCGGCACGCTATTGATTGCCTTCGCCCGGGCGATGTTGTCATTCTTGCGACACACGCGGCCTTTCGGCCAGTTCACTTTGAATACGCGGTGCAAAAGGGGGTCAATGTCTTCATGGAGAAATCGTTTGCCGTCGACGCTCCAGCCACTCGCCGTCTCATGAAGGCAGCGGAAGAATCCGAGAAGAAGAATCTCAAAGTGGGAGTTGGCTTTATGTGGCGGCATTCCAAGGCTCGGCAAGAGGTCATCAAGCGCATTCACGACGGTGCGATCGGGGAAATTCACACATTAAGGATCTACCGGGTGCACGGCCCGGTGTTCACCCCACGACTCCCAGCCGGAGCGAATGAGATCGAGTTTCAAATTCGTCACGCCGTATGCTTCAACTGGGTCAGTGGCGGATTTTTTGTGGATTGGCATTGCCACAATGTGGATGTGGCGTGTTGGGTCAAGGGGGCATGGCCGGTAGAGGCGCAGGCGATGGGAGGACGTTGCTATCCCGATGCCGGCAATCTTTTTGATCACTATACTGTCGAGTATACCTTCGCCGACGGCACAAAACTCTTTGCATTCTCTCGTCACATGCCGAACTGCTGGTCCACCTATTCGGACTATGCACACGGCACAAAGGGATCTGCCGTCATTATGACGGATTTATCGGACCCCAAACCCAAGCTGTACAAAAGTCAAAAGATGGTGGCCAGCGAAGAGATCTGGCGATATCCTGAGCCTGACGTGAATCCCTACCACGCCGAATGGCAGGTGCTGCTCGATGCCATCAGACAGGATCGTCCCCACAATGAGGCCAGGCGGGCAGCGGAGGCCAATATGGCGACGCTCATGGGACGGATGGCCGCGCATACCGGTCAGTATGTGACCTGGGAGCAGGCCTGGAACTCCAATTTCCAGTACGTTCCCGATATCGATAAGCTCACATTCGATTCGGAGCCGCCCATTCGAGCGGACAACGAAGGGCGGTATGCTCCGCCTTTACCGGGTACGAGCCAGGAGATTTGA
- a CDS encoding protein-disulfide reductase DsbD family protein, with the protein MKVEAYITRLPEVERPVLVVKAVVEPGWHIYSLTQGPGGPVPTKISVLAPERVRLASRLVVFPDPETHREAAFPDVLVESHEGTVHWAGELEINSGVGDLRDLVVEGSFLAQPCDASSCLPPRTQRFSARFTENPPIEKEVLKELVKRLQAAVTQGSREESTRGSTEEAEGGIKSRDQHKELAGPREVELLPWQPFSLERFKHLVGPEFNPDQLKITLFNQSSSIWYLVLQMAAGFLGGILLNVMPCVLPVIGLKLFAFMQQAGESRWKAFWLNVWYSIGLLSVFALLAGLAITLQFGWGHLFRLAGFNVVMAAVVFAMALAFLGIWTIPIPGFVGSGRAAELAEKEGVLGAFFKGVFTTFLATPCTGPFMGSALAWAFTQPPLTVFLVFMSVGLGMASPYLVVGLFPELIRFLPKPGPWMEVFERIMGFVLLGTVLFILTFLDWPYIVPTVGLLFAIWAACWWVERAAMTGITLRKVRAWVGAVGFVALAWLLLFPGIPVQERRIGGLLRVMEARLRERVQELALRELGPQSEISPIANQSSGNSSGKSGGYTVLVDCTADWCLTCKTLEATVLNSRPVRDALRDNRVVLLKADWTHEAPEVTQFLKWLGFQQVPVIAIFPAGRPNEPIIFTGWYTQKDILRALQEAGPSRNMEVPGGGLAG; encoded by the coding sequence GTGAAAGTGGAGGCTTACATCACCCGATTGCCTGAGGTCGAGCGGCCGGTACTGGTGGTCAAGGCGGTCGTCGAGCCAGGGTGGCATATCTACTCTTTAACGCAGGGGCCAGGCGGGCCGGTGCCGACAAAAATCTCGGTGTTGGCACCAGAACGGGTGCGGCTGGCCAGTCGTTTGGTCGTGTTTCCGGATCCGGAGACTCATCGTGAGGCGGCTTTCCCTGATGTTCTGGTGGAAAGCCACGAGGGGACGGTTCACTGGGCAGGGGAGCTGGAAATCAATTCGGGGGTGGGAGACTTAAGAGACCTTGTGGTAGAGGGAAGTTTTTTGGCCCAACCGTGCGACGCCAGCTCGTGTTTGCCGCCCAGGACCCAACGATTCTCAGCGAGATTTACTGAGAATCCCCCGATCGAGAAAGAAGTCCTCAAAGAGTTGGTGAAGAGGCTTCAGGCAGCGGTAACCCAAGGCAGTAGGGAGGAAAGCACGCGAGGCAGCACCGAGGAGGCCGAGGGGGGAATCAAATCGCGGGACCAACACAAGGAGTTGGCAGGACCGAGAGAAGTGGAATTACTTCCGTGGCAGCCGTTTTCTCTTGAGCGATTCAAGCATTTGGTTGGGCCCGAGTTTAATCCCGATCAGCTCAAAATCACCCTTTTTAACCAATCGTCTTCCATCTGGTATCTGGTTTTGCAGATGGCGGCCGGTTTTTTGGGAGGCATTTTGCTCAACGTGATGCCGTGTGTGCTGCCTGTTATTGGGCTTAAGCTGTTTGCCTTCATGCAGCAGGCTGGGGAAAGTCGCTGGAAAGCATTTTGGCTTAATGTGTGGTACAGCATCGGCTTGCTGAGCGTATTTGCCCTCCTCGCAGGGTTGGCGATCACCCTTCAGTTCGGATGGGGACATCTGTTTCGGTTGGCGGGCTTTAACGTAGTCATGGCTGCGGTGGTCTTTGCCATGGCGCTCGCTTTTCTGGGGATTTGGACGATTCCGATTCCGGGCTTCGTGGGTTCAGGACGCGCAGCCGAGCTTGCCGAAAAAGAAGGGGTGCTGGGGGCGTTTTTCAAGGGTGTGTTCACGACGTTTTTGGCAACACCCTGTACAGGGCCGTTTATGGGATCGGCGCTGGCGTGGGCCTTCACGCAACCGCCGCTGACAGTGTTTCTTGTGTTCATGAGTGTGGGACTTGGCATGGCGAGTCCCTATCTGGTTGTTGGTTTGTTCCCAGAGCTCATCCGGTTTCTGCCGAAACCTGGTCCGTGGATGGAAGTCTTCGAACGGATCATGGGATTTGTGCTCCTGGGGACAGTTTTGTTCATTCTGACTTTTCTGGACTGGCCTTACATCGTGCCCACTGTGGGCCTGCTCTTCGCAATTTGGGCTGCGTGCTGGTGGGTTGAACGTGCGGCCATGACCGGCATCACGTTGCGTAAGGTTCGGGCCTGGGTCGGCGCGGTGGGATTTGTTGCACTGGCGTGGCTGCTGCTGTTTCCCGGGATTCCGGTTCAGGAGCGGAGAATTGGTGGGTTGCTCCGAGTTATGGAGGCCCGTTTACGCGAGCGAGTTCAAGAACTTGCGCTGCGTGAATTGGGGCCTCAATCGGAGATTTCACCGATTGCTAACCAGTCGTCCGGGAACAGTTCGGGGAAGAGCGGTGGCTATACCGTCCTCGTTGATTGCACGGCCGATTGGTGCTTGACGTGCAAGACGCTGGAAGCGACAGTGCTGAATTCCCGCCCGGTGCGAGACGCCCTCCGCGACAATCGCGTGGTCCTGCTCAAGGCGGACTGGACTCACGAGGCGCCGGAGGTAACGCAGTTTCTCAAATGGCTGGGCTTTCAGCAGGTCCCTGTCATCGCGATCTTCCCGGCTGGCCGACCGAACGAGCCAATTATCTTCACCGGTTGGTATACGCAGAAAGATATCCTTCGCGCACTTCAGGAGGCTGGGCCATCGCGAAACATGGAGGTGCCCGGTGGGGGACTTGCCGGTTGA
- a CDS encoding P-II family nitrogen regulator → MKLVMAVLQPPKLESVRGALERIEVTRLTVCDAQGFGRQRGHTDTYRGHEYKAKLLRKIALEIVVNDDFLERTVNTIVQVARTGQEGAIGDGKIFVLPVEEAIQIEDGLRGPGAV, encoded by the coding sequence GTGAAGCTCGTTATGGCAGTTCTGCAGCCTCCAAAACTCGAATCGGTTCGCGGAGCACTCGAGAGGATCGAGGTCACGCGCTTGACCGTGTGCGATGCTCAGGGGTTTGGTCGTCAGCGAGGGCACACCGACACTTACCGTGGCCATGAATACAAGGCGAAACTCTTGCGAAAAATCGCCCTCGAGATTGTGGTGAACGACGATTTTCTCGAACGCACCGTGAATACAATTGTGCAGGTTGCGCGGACCGGTCAGGAAGGCGCTATTGGAGACGGAAAGATTTTTGTTCTCCCCGTGGAAGAGGCGATTCAAATTGAAGACGGACTCCGCGGGCCGGGTGCGGTTTGA
- a CDS encoding diphosphate--fructose-6-phosphate 1-phosphotransferase translates to MAKKNLVVAQSGGPTPVINNSLRGIIEAARDLDAIGTVYGARHGIEGVLKEELINLSSQPAEEIALLRYTPVAGSIGTCRYKLKPEQTEDFQRVIDVFRAHNVGYFLYIGGNDSMDTAQKIADLAQSKGLDLVAVGVPKTIDNDVGDSEFQLVDHTPGYGSTAKYWTHMVQYANEENAGSCPADPVLVMQAMGRKIGFIPAAARLADPNREMPLLIYLAECSCPLEKIADEVNDMLKKRGRCMIVISEGFEVGNLGEIKDAFGHTSYSSSKLTVCQILVNYLNEKGLPTKGAARGNVPGTDQRHSMAYASTVDLEEAYKVGQQAALLAARGESGFMATILRNPGPIYTVRYDKVPLKVVANSERKFPKHWIAPSGNDVTDDFIRYARPLIGDDMLTLPMIDGRQRLTRLQPIFAEKKLPPYVPQADRARKS, encoded by the coding sequence ATGGCGAAAAAGAACCTCGTTGTTGCCCAGAGCGGTGGACCAACACCGGTTATCAACAACAGTTTGCGTGGAATCATCGAGGCCGCCCGAGACCTGGACGCGATTGGAACAGTCTACGGGGCTCGGCACGGGATTGAAGGCGTCCTCAAAGAAGAGCTGATCAATTTATCGTCGCAGCCCGCCGAGGAAATTGCCCTTTTGCGTTACACTCCTGTCGCCGGATCCATCGGTACCTGCCGATACAAATTGAAACCCGAGCAAACGGAGGATTTTCAGCGGGTCATCGATGTGTTCCGTGCCCACAACGTGGGCTACTTTCTCTACATTGGCGGTAACGACTCAATGGATACTGCCCAGAAAATTGCCGATCTGGCTCAATCGAAAGGGCTGGACCTGGTCGCCGTGGGCGTGCCGAAGACCATCGATAATGACGTGGGGGACAGCGAATTCCAGCTTGTTGACCACACCCCGGGTTACGGATCCACGGCAAAGTACTGGACCCATATGGTGCAGTACGCCAATGAGGAAAACGCAGGCTCCTGTCCCGCCGACCCGGTCCTCGTTATGCAGGCCATGGGGCGAAAAATCGGTTTCATCCCCGCAGCGGCGCGGTTGGCAGATCCCAACCGGGAAATGCCTCTTTTGATTTATCTCGCGGAATGTTCGTGCCCCTTAGAAAAAATTGCAGATGAAGTGAACGATATGCTCAAAAAGCGGGGCCGCTGCATGATCGTCATCAGCGAGGGATTTGAAGTCGGTAATCTCGGTGAGATCAAGGACGCTTTCGGCCACACTTCGTACAGTTCCAGCAAGCTGACAGTCTGCCAAATTCTGGTCAACTATCTGAACGAAAAAGGTCTTCCGACCAAGGGCGCAGCGCGAGGAAATGTCCCAGGCACCGACCAAAGGCATTCAATGGCCTATGCCTCCACCGTAGATCTGGAAGAGGCGTATAAAGTTGGCCAGCAAGCTGCGTTATTGGCAGCACGAGGAGAATCCGGATTCATGGCCACGATTCTTCGGAATCCTGGCCCGATTTACACCGTCCGCTACGATAAAGTGCCCCTGAAAGTTGTCGCCAACAGCGAACGCAAATTCCCCAAACACTGGATCGCCCCCAGCGGAAATGACGTCACCGACGATTTCATTCGTTATGCCCGGCCTCTCATTGGCGACGATATGCTCACTCTCCCCATGATCGATGGCAGACAGCGCCTGACGCGTCTTCAACCCATTTTCGCGGAGAAGAAATTGCCGCCATATGTCCCCCAGGCCGACCGGGCCCGAAAAAGTTGA